The proteins below come from a single Candidatus Zixiibacteriota bacterium genomic window:
- a CDS encoding glycosyltransferase family 2 protein has protein sequence MKISAILITKNEEANLERCLQSVSWADEIVIVDSHSTDQTIEIAQKFDARIFSPEWTGFGQAKQFALDKATGGWVLSIDADEEISFTLKNEILQLLEKDPPHDGYFIPRKTQFLGKWILFSGWYPDFVLRLFKKSTGRFTDVLVHEKVEVDGPTGKLHNPMMHYSYPTLEDYLRKLDQYSTLGAEELFKRGRKCSPYYLAIKPPFSFLRKFIIQKGWRDGWEGFLIAYLTSTGTLLKYAKLRSMYIEAQKSKRMAM, from the coding sequence GTGAAAATATCGGCCATACTTATTACCAAGAATGAAGAGGCCAATCTTGAGCGATGTCTGCAATCGGTGTCATGGGCAGATGAAATAGTGATCGTGGATTCGCATTCGACCGACCAGACGATTGAAATCGCTCAGAAATTCGACGCTCGTATTTTTAGTCCGGAATGGACCGGTTTTGGTCAGGCCAAGCAGTTCGCTCTGGACAAGGCTACCGGCGGCTGGGTTCTTTCTATCGATGCCGATGAGGAAATCTCCTTCACGCTGAAAAATGAAATCCTGCAACTTTTGGAAAAAGACCCGCCGCATGATGGCTATTTTATTCCTCGCAAGACGCAATTTTTGGGTAAATGGATTTTGTTCTCGGGATGGTATCCCGATTTTGTTTTAAGATTGTTCAAAAAATCTACCGGCCGGTTTACCGATGTGCTGGTGCATGAAAAGGTCGAAGTCGACGGCCCGACAGGCAAGCTGCATAATCCCATGATGCATTATTCGTATCCGACACTGGAGGATTATCTGCGCAAGCTTGACCAGTATTCAACTTTGGGCGCGGAAGAATTATTCAAAAGGGGCAGGAAGTGCTCACCTTATTATCTGGCCATAAAACCGCCGTTTTCTTTTTTAAGGAAATTTATAATTCAAAAAGGATGGCGGGATGGCTGGGAAGGTTTCTTAATCGCTTACCTGACATCAACCGGGACGCTGCTCAAATACGCCAAGCTGCGTTCAATGTATATTGAGGCGCAAAAATCCAAACGGATGGCGATGTAA
- a CDS encoding glycosyltransferase family 9 protein, which yields MKKPILKRLEHGFKRMLFWVSRLYLKKGRKDFTSINPLEIKKVLFLRPEKLGDMVISLPVFYNLKNLYPHLKLFTICSPRNIAVVKNSAHIEKNFLYTKNFFRDLKVLGKVRSLKVDAVVDMICDDSVTALFLSQYSSPGAWRIGVGKTRHREYYDFNYKYRTGDEAHVVDNTIKLLTAFGIETDDLEKHVPPTIDEKCFEVAERFIKSIQDGTGDKLVGLNISAGRATRVWPVEKNIELVNRFLDNHEGFRVVISSDPTERKRAETLASKFDSRVYTFPEGLNLLEVSAIISRLELLVTPDTSLVHIARAFRIPVVGLYTRFDKNFKLWKPYNQDGGAVVSNNNYNIFDIEVDDVYNEVSKLLKAEVSR from the coding sequence ATGAAGAAACCTATTCTCAAAAGGCTTGAGCACGGATTCAAGCGAATGTTATTTTGGGTGTCGCGCCTGTATTTGAAAAAGGGGCGGAAGGATTTCACGTCTATAAATCCGTTGGAAATCAAAAAAGTCCTTTTTCTTCGGCCGGAGAAATTGGGGGATATGGTAATCTCGCTGCCAGTATTTTATAATCTCAAAAATCTCTATCCGCATTTGAAATTATTTACAATCTGCTCGCCGAGGAATATTGCGGTTGTGAAAAATAGCGCTCATATCGAAAAGAACTTCCTTTATACCAAGAATTTTTTCCGCGACCTGAAAGTGCTCGGTAAGGTGAGAAGTCTGAAAGTTGACGCGGTGGTGGATATGATTTGTGATGATTCGGTGACGGCCTTATTTCTATCGCAATACAGTTCTCCGGGCGCATGGCGCATCGGGGTCGGCAAAACGAGGCATCGCGAATATTATGATTTCAATTATAAATACCGCACCGGCGATGAGGCGCATGTTGTTGACAACACCATCAAACTTCTAACCGCTTTTGGAATTGAAACCGATGATTTAGAAAAGCATGTTCCTCCGACGATTGATGAAAAATGTTTTGAAGTCGCCGAGCGATTCATTAAATCGATTCAAGACGGCACGGGAGATAAATTAGTAGGACTGAATATTTCGGCGGGGCGGGCAACCCGGGTCTGGCCCGTAGAGAAAAATATCGAATTGGTCAACAGGTTTCTTGATAATCATGAAGGATTTCGGGTAGTGATATCGTCTGATCCAACCGAACGAAAACGGGCCGAAACTCTGGCGAGCAAATTTGATTCGAGAGTCTATACATTTCCCGAAGGGCTTAATCTACTGGAAGTGTCGGCGATTATCAGCCGTTTGGAGCTTCTTGTAACGCCCGATACGTCATTGGTACATATCGCGCGGGCCTTCAGGATCCCGGTGGTTGGTTTATATACTCGCTTCGACAAGAATTTCAAATTGTGGAAGCCGTATAATCAGGACGGGGGAGCGGTGGTGTCGAATAACAATTACAATATCTTTGATATCGAGGTCGATGACGTATATAATGAAGTGTCGAAATTATTGAAAGCAGAGGTTTCCCGGTGA
- a CDS encoding DNA-3-methyladenine glycosylase has product MNLSGAKLSRSFYNRPTLTVARELLRKTIVYHHPDGIIAGDIVEVEAYIGQDDPACHAAVGKTERNSVMFGPGGFSYIYFIYGMYHCFNIVTEEKNNPAAVLVRGVEPVNGIEILKNSSPENCQKCTNGPGKFCRAFGLTREQNGFDLTGEKLYIIDRGKHVINMKSSPRIGIKNGRGKLWRFFDGDSEFVSR; this is encoded by the coding sequence ATGAATCTATCCGGGGCGAAATTATCGAGATCTTTTTATAATCGGCCGACTTTGACAGTGGCCAGGGAACTACTGCGAAAGACAATTGTTTATCATCATCCGGATGGAATAATCGCCGGGGATATAGTCGAAGTCGAGGCGTATATTGGTCAGGACGACCCGGCTTGCCATGCCGCGGTGGGTAAAACGGAGCGCAACTCGGTCATGTTCGGGCCGGGCGGCTTTTCCTATATTTATTTTATCTATGGGATGTATCATTGTTTTAACATTGTTACTGAAGAGAAAAATAATCCGGCCGCGGTTTTGGTCAGGGGGGTGGAGCCGGTGAACGGAATTGAAATACTGAAAAATAGTTCGCCGGAGAATTGTCAGAAATGTACGAACGGGCCGGGGAAATTTTGCCGCGCTTTCGGGTTGACACGGGAACAAAATGGATTTGATCTGACCGGCGAAAAATTATACATCATCGACCGCGGCAAACACGTAATCAATATGAAATCGTCTCCTCGCATCGGTATAAAAAATGGCCGGGGAAAATTGTGGCGATTTTTTGACGGCGATTCCGAGTTTGTTTCGAGATAA
- a CDS encoding site-2 protease family protein has protein sequence MNVQTIVLAAPAIIFSLTVHEFFHAWTANKLGDPTAKDMGRLTLNPLAHLDLMGTLMLVVSNFRFGWAKPVPVNPYNLKNLRHDDFWISAAGPLSNMGLALIFGTLWRILSGLNMFPNFDAFYLFLFFMISINVSLAIFNLIPIFPLDGSHILRNIAPEKYGPFFDSIQRFSPIILMILIFSGFVLPVSLIWLILGPFIKFFVLLFSGISM, from the coding sequence ATGAATGTACAAACAATAGTCCTTGCCGCTCCGGCAATAATATTTTCGCTGACGGTGCATGAATTCTTCCATGCCTGGACGGCTAATAAATTAGGCGATCCGACTGCCAAAGATATGGGTCGATTGACTCTAAATCCCCTGGCCCATCTGGATTTAATGGGTACTTTGATGCTGGTTGTCTCGAATTTCAGGTTTGGGTGGGCCAAGCCGGTTCCGGTCAATCCCTATAATCTAAAGAATCTACGCCATGATGATTTTTGGATTTCCGCGGCCGGGCCGCTATCGAATATGGGATTGGCGTTGATTTTTGGAACATTATGGCGAATCCTGTCAGGATTAAATATGTTTCCGAATTTTGACGCTTTTTATTTATTTCTGTTTTTTATGATATCTATAAACGTATCCCTGGCGATTTTTAACTTGATTCCGATTTTTCCTCTGGATGGTTCTCATATTTTGCGGAATATTGCGCCCGAGAAATACGGTCCGTTTTTTGACAGTATCCAGCGTTTTTCTCCCATAATCCTGATGATATTGATATTTAGCGGTTTTGTTCTTCCGGTATCATTAATCTGGCTCATCCTGGGGCCGTTTATTAAATTTTTTGTGCTTTTGTTTTCCGGCATTTCGATGTAA
- a CDS encoding Glu/Leu/Phe/Val dehydrogenase, with the protein MAEPRSKTIPVSTYEYVLQYLAAAAKAINLDSNLLKIIQEPRKVTMVNLPIQMDDGSFQTFVGYRVQHSMVRGPGKGGIRYHPKVNLDEVKSLAAWMTWKCAVMGIPFGGAKGGITCDPKKMSPNELERLTRRYTADLIDVFGPEKDIPAPDVNTNEQTMAWIMDTYCMHSGNYNSSVVTGKPVVLGGSRGRHDATGNGVGITIREAAKSLGMKLKDCTAAIQGFGNVGSITAKSLNGMGLKIIAVSDVNGGLENKKGIDIDALIEYSSQNKGSIVGFTRAAAIDNETILEYDCDILVPAALENVITDENAGRIKAKIIGEGANGPTTPDAAKILFENGITVIPDILCNAGGVTVSYFEWVQDRLGYFWSEEDVNNRLEEHMVRAFTDVYEVSKEFKCSLRLASYILAVRRVTEVLLLRGVYA; encoded by the coding sequence ATGGCTGAGCCAAGATCAAAAACGATTCCAGTATCAACTTATGAGTATGTTTTGCAATACCTGGCCGCAGCGGCTAAAGCGATAAATCTCGATTCGAATCTGCTCAAGATAATTCAGGAACCTCGTAAGGTTACGATGGTGAATTTGCCGATCCAAATGGATGACGGATCATTTCAGACTTTCGTCGGTTATCGGGTGCAGCATTCGATGGTCCGGGGACCGGGCAAGGGGGGGATTCGTTATCATCCCAAGGTGAATCTCGATGAAGTAAAGTCGCTGGCGGCGTGGATGACCTGGAAATGCGCCGTCATGGGGATACCGTTTGGAGGCGCCAAAGGGGGGATCACATGCGATCCGAAAAAAATGTCGCCCAACGAACTTGAGCGATTGACGCGGAGATATACGGCCGATTTGATTGATGTGTTCGGACCCGAAAAAGATATCCCAGCTCCGGATGTCAATACCAATGAACAGACAATGGCCTGGATTATGGACACCTATTGCATGCATTCGGGCAATTATAATTCTTCGGTGGTGACCGGCAAGCCGGTTGTATTGGGAGGCTCGCGGGGACGGCATGACGCCACCGGCAACGGCGTCGGAATTACGATTCGGGAAGCGGCCAAATCCCTGGGGATGAAACTTAAAGATTGCACTGCGGCGATTCAGGGATTCGGCAACGTCGGTTCCATCACGGCCAAATCTCTAAATGGAATGGGCTTGAAGATTATTGCCGTGAGCGACGTCAATGGCGGACTGGAGAATAAAAAAGGAATAGATATAGACGCTTTAATTGAGTATTCCAGCCAGAATAAAGGAAGTATCGTTGGCTTTACCAGGGCGGCGGCGATAGATAATGAAACGATTTTGGAATATGATTGCGATATTCTGGTACCGGCGGCGCTGGAAAACGTGATTACGGATGAGAATGCCGGCAGGATAAAAGCAAAGATTATCGGCGAAGGAGCCAACGGCCCGACGACGCCGGATGCCGCCAAAATATTATTCGAGAATGGCATAACGGTTATACCTGATATTTTGTGCAACGCCGGAGGAGTTACGGTTTCTTATTTTGAGTGGGTGCAGGATCGACTCGGGTATTTCTGGAGTGAGGAAGACGTCAATAACCGTCTGGAAGAACACATGGTTCGGGCGTTTACCGATGTTTATGAAGTTTCCAAAGAGTTTAAATGTTCGCTCCGGTTGGCTTCTTATATTCTGGCTGTTCGGAGAGTGACCGAAGTTTTGCTCCTGCGCGGAGTTTATGCTTAA
- a CDS encoding ABC transporter ATP-binding protein, whose amino-acid sequence MANLYLKTFRLIRPYWFRLVVSSLSAMMFAVLSGALIWMIGPLLGTLFSPDGGDLTGLSGLTPPSAIVESVENPEGAKTFIDKALETPEEIKIWIKTKIDSIIVRPDKTDTLVRICWVTLLIAVLKNVFLYIQGFFMAFVQQSFIRNIRNRLFEQYQKLSMAYFHRTRTGQLMSRVTNDVVVLNETIDIGFNHLVADSLAVVIFASFLIILSWKLTLLASIVLPIIFYFIYFVGRKLRKYSVRSQERMADVTSVLEENVSNIRIVKAYAMDKFEIGKFNNATHRFFKALLKMVRVRMLATPINDILATAAGLFILWYAGTKILAAESTLEAEDFILFIFAMFSMIKPVKSLSNIHIKVQEGMAAAGRIFEVLETPPRVMDADNPVEIKSFTDSINYKNIVFAYDTGDRVLDKISFEVKKGQIFAVVGPSGAGKSTLFDLLPRFYDPQAGRIEIDGIDIKNTSIRSLRSLMGIVTQETFLFNDTVRNNVAYGISDICEDDLVSAAKMANAYDFILRLPDKFETQIGNRGVMLSGGQRQRLAIARALLRNPDILIFDEATSSLDTESEVQVQEAINRLMQGRTTLVIAHRLSTITSADKILVMDKGRIVQQGNHQTLLDEGGLYARLYQMQFQNSNGLS is encoded by the coding sequence ATGGCTAATTTGTACCTGAAAACTTTTCGCCTCATCCGGCCGTACTGGTTTAGGCTGGTCGTGTCATCGTTATCGGCGATGATGTTCGCGGTATTATCCGGGGCGCTGATATGGATGATCGGGCCTTTGTTGGGAACGCTATTTTCGCCCGATGGAGGCGATCTGACGGGACTGTCCGGTTTGACGCCGCCGTCGGCGATAGTCGAATCGGTTGAAAATCCGGAAGGGGCGAAGACCTTTATTGATAAAGCGCTGGAGACGCCTGAAGAAATAAAAATTTGGATAAAAACCAAAATCGACAGTATTATTGTCCGGCCGGACAAGACCGATACGCTGGTCCGGATCTGCTGGGTGACGCTTCTGATTGCTGTTTTGAAAAACGTCTTCCTGTACATCCAGGGATTTTTTATGGCGTTTGTACAACAGTCGTTTATCCGCAATATTCGCAATCGCCTTTTTGAGCAGTATCAGAAATTATCAATGGCGTATTTTCATCGAACGCGAACGGGTCAGTTGATGTCACGAGTGACCAATGATGTGGTTGTCCTCAATGAAACTATTGATATTGGCTTCAATCATCTGGTAGCGGATTCACTGGCAGTGGTGATTTTTGCCTCGTTTCTGATTATTCTAAGCTGGAAGCTGACGCTTCTGGCGTCAATCGTTTTGCCGATTATATTTTATTTTATCTATTTCGTGGGACGGAAGCTGCGGAAGTATTCGGTACGGTCGCAAGAGCGGATGGCCGACGTTACATCGGTGCTGGAAGAGAATGTATCCAATATTCGAATTGTCAAGGCGTATGCCATGGATAAATTCGAGATTGGCAAATTCAATAACGCGACCCATCGATTTTTCAAAGCTCTCCTCAAGATGGTCAGGGTGCGGATGCTGGCGACGCCAATCAACGATATTTTGGCGACGGCGGCGGGATTATTTATTTTGTGGTATGCCGGAACCAAAATTCTGGCGGCCGAATCGACGTTGGAGGCTGAAGATTTTATCCTGTTTATATTTGCCATGTTCTCGATGATTAAACCGGTCAAATCGCTTTCCAATATTCATATTAAAGTTCAGGAAGGAATGGCGGCGGCGGGACGGATATTTGAAGTCTTGGAAACGCCACCGCGGGTGATGGATGCTGATAATCCGGTCGAGATAAAGAGCTTTACGGATTCGATAAATTATAAGAATATTGTTTTTGCTTATGATACCGGCGACCGGGTGCTGGATAAGATATCGTTTGAGGTCAAAAAGGGACAGATATTCGCGGTGGTTGGACCGAGCGGGGCCGGGAAATCAACATTGTTTGATTTGTTGCCGAGGTTTTATGATCCTCAGGCCGGCCGGATCGAGATTGACGGCATCGACATAAAAAATACCTCTATTCGTAGTTTGCGATCGCTGATGGGAATCGTTACTCAGGAAACTTTTTTGTTCAATGATACGGTACGGAATAATGTCGCTTACGGCATATCTGATATTTGCGAGGATGATCTCGTCTCGGCGGCGAAGATGGCTAATGCTTATGATTTTATTCTGCGATTGCCGGATAAATTCGAAACGCAAATTGGCAATCGAGGCGTGATGCTTTCCGGGGGACAGCGGCAGCGATTGGCCATCGCTCGGGCGCTTCTGCGGAATCCGGATATTTTGATTTTTGATGAAGCGACCTCGTCACTGGATACGGAATCGGAGGTTCAGGTTCAGGAGGCGATTAATCGTTTGATGCAGGGCCGGACGACGCTGGTCATCGCGCATCGGCTGTCAACGATTACGTCGGCGGATAAAATTCTGGTTATGGATAAGGGACGCATCGTGCAGCAGGGGAACCATCAGACGCTTTTGGACGAAGGCGGTCTGTACGCCCGGTTGTATCAAATGCAGTTTCAGAATAGCAATGGCCTGTCTTAA
- a CDS encoding histidinol-phosphatase HisJ family protein, which produces MNDMMGPMVELAADFHVHPNYSIDAEGSLDDYCQAALNAYVLELCFTTHYDADPKHPEDFAIVIEGKREKLSDDAIEHYLKDIARVHEEYGMLGMMVRSGLEFGWFEGCEKEISRVIEKFPLDYKIGAVHTINGLCVCSENDAKKLFAEMPLDRIADNYFEKLCDCAGSGLFDCIAHIDVYRKYGLEHFGEEINTIHRGRIEKLFDIMKVNDIGYEINTSAIRHGLSEYYPTMEIINLAREKGVRLKSVGSDAHKPSQLALDFEIASTVAYELFPYTDE; this is translated from the coding sequence ATGAATGACATGATGGGACCGATGGTGGAACTGGCCGCCGATTTTCATGTCCATCCCAATTATTCGATAGATGCCGAGGGGAGTCTTGATGATTATTGTCAGGCGGCTTTAAATGCATATGTTCTGGAGTTGTGTTTTACGACGCATTATGATGCCGATCCGAAGCATCCTGAGGATTTTGCCATTGTCATTGAGGGTAAGAGGGAGAAGTTGTCCGATGACGCCATTGAGCATTACCTAAAAGATATCGCGCGGGTGCATGAAGAATACGGGATGCTGGGGATGATGGTTCGCTCGGGATTGGAATTCGGATGGTTTGAAGGATGCGAAAAAGAAATATCGAGAGTAATCGAGAAGTTTCCCCTCGATTATAAAATCGGGGCGGTGCATACAATAAACGGGTTGTGTGTTTGTTCAGAGAATGACGCAAAGAAATTATTTGCGGAGATGCCTCTTGATAGAATCGCGGATAATTATTTTGAGAAATTATGTGATTGCGCCGGAAGCGGTTTGTTCGATTGTATCGCGCATATTGATGTTTATAGAAAATATGGGCTGGAGCATTTCGGTGAGGAGATCAACACAATTCACCGGGGACGGATCGAGAAATTGTTTGATATTATGAAAGTCAATGATATCGGGTATGAGATTAATACGTCGGCGATTCGGCATGGTCTGAGCGAATATTATCCCACTATGGAAATCATCAATCTGGCGAGGGAAAAAGGGGTGCGTTTGAAATCGGTTGGATCGGACGCGCATAAGCCGTCACAATTGGCTCTCGATTTTGAAATCGCATCGACGGTGGCGTACGAACTATTTCCTTATACGGATGAATGA
- the prfB gene encoding peptide chain release factor 2 (programmed frameshift), with protein sequence MDNEAREIISGLKSRISKIGRFLDLDRRREKINKLEKTSADPDFWNNQENAQAVMRELANHKKWVDEFEKLESEFNDLVELSELTGDNPQDFADVKKSLEEFITIVDDFELSTYLSGNDDLRNAILTIHPGAGGTESQDWAEMLFRMYNRWAESQGYSVSLIDYQPGEEAGLKSATISIKGEYVYGYLKSESGVHRLVRISPFDANSRRHTSFVSIHVSPEIDNNIEIDINEDELRIDTYRASGAGGQHVNKTSSAVRITHIPSGIVVQCQSERSQHKNRASAMKVLKSRLYQLALEEKQKEQEKYTKDKKKIEWGSQIRSYVFHPYNMVKDHRTDAETSNIQKVMDGDLELFINAFLTSGLGKLN encoded by the exons ATGGATAATGAAGCACGAGAGATTATAAGTGGTTTGAAGTCAAGAATTTCCAAAATCGGGAGGTTTCTT GACTTAGACCGGCGTCGTGAAAAAATTAACAAACTCGAAAAAACCAGCGCCGATCCCGACTTCTGGAATAATCAGGAAAACGCTCAGGCGGTCATGCGTGAACTCGCCAATCATAAAAAATGGGTTGATGAATTCGAAAAACTCGAATCCGAATTTAACGACCTAGTCGAACTAAGCGAATTAACCGGCGATAACCCCCAAGACTTTGCCGACGTCAAAAAAAGCCTGGAAGAATTTATCACAATCGTCGATGATTTTGAATTATCCACCTACCTTTCCGGAAACGATGATCTTCGCAACGCTATTCTGACAATTCATCCCGGAGCCGGCGGGACTGAATCACAGGATTGGGCCGAAATGCTTTTTCGCATGTACAACCGCTGGGCTGAATCTCAAGGCTACTCGGTTAGCCTGATCGATTATCAACCCGGAGAAGAAGCCGGGCTAAAATCAGCCACCATCTCTATCAAAGGCGAATATGTTTACGGCTACCTCAAATCCGAATCAGGTGTTCACCGCCTGGTACGCATATCCCCCTTCGACGCCAACAGCCGCCGCCACACATCATTTGTCTCAATCCACGTCAGTCCCGAAATCGACAACAATATCGAAATCGATATTAACGAGGATGAATTACGAATTGATACTTATCGAGCTTCCGGTGCGGGCGGCCAGCACGTCAATAAGACTTCTTCAGCCGTGCGCATCACGCATATCCCGTCCGGGATCGTCGTACAGTGCCAATCGGAACGCAGCCAGCACAAAAACCGCGCTTCGGCTATGAAAGTATTGAAATCGCGATTATACCAGTTGGCTCTCGAAGAAAAGCAAAAAGAACAGGAAAAATATACTAAAGACAAAAAGAAAATTGAATGGGGCAGTCAGATACGCAGTTATGTCTTTCACCCCTATAACATGGTCAAAGACCATCGCACCGACGCGGAAACCTCCAATATCCAAAAAGTCATGGACGGCGACCTTGAACTTTTTATTAACGCCTTCCTGACTTCGGGATTGGGAAAATTAAATTAA
- a CDS encoding glycosyltransferase family 4 protein, with product MACLNILFLNSIDKSIWGGLENWMEMCGLGLAQKDHRIFFAGRSGSEFLKRISSHLSLTVCPLKISGDFNPFVIKKISNLCHLYSIDVVVCNFVRDVRMAGLAMIFGGKYKIVWSPGVNLARKSWSHKHLFSGFVDSVIVPSSHLRDEIVESGYIENREFDIIPIGIDPELWKLNREDGRAFLRGKYNIPDDAFVCLTSGRFVEQKGHKYLIEAAELLLKKYKNIFFLWLGDGPLQGKLEKQIDAIGYSSRFIFAGLPEKHQRAVFSSDLYVHPAVIEPFGIVLVEAMAAGLPIVATRVGGIPEVVSENENAILVNPGDAADLTKAIERFYNDKELRERYGRTGYGKFVEKFSSEVMVDKVEAHLLKLVK from the coding sequence ATGGCCTGTCTTAATATTTTATTTCTCAATTCGATTGATAAGTCGATCTGGGGCGGTTTGGAAAACTGGATGGAGATGTGCGGTCTGGGTCTGGCTCAAAAAGATCATCGCATATTTTTTGCCGGTCGCAGCGGTTCGGAGTTTTTAAAAAGGATTTCTTCGCATCTGAGTTTAACCGTTTGTCCATTGAAAATATCCGGTGACTTTAATCCGTTTGTGATTAAGAAGATTTCAAATTTATGCCATCTATATTCGATCGATGTTGTCGTTTGTAATTTTGTCAGGGATGTGCGGATGGCGGGGTTGGCGATGATATTTGGCGGGAAGTATAAAATTGTCTGGAGTCCGGGAGTAAATTTGGCCAGGAAATCGTGGTCACATAAGCATTTGTTTTCTGGATTTGTTGATTCGGTCATTGTGCCGTCGAGCCATTTGCGAGATGAGATTGTTGAATCGGGTTATATTGAAAATCGCGAATTTGATATTATTCCGATTGGAATCGATCCGGAATTGTGGAAATTAAACCGGGAGGATGGACGGGCATTTTTAAGGGGAAAATATAATATTCCTGACGATGCGTTTGTGTGTTTGACGTCGGGGAGATTTGTTGAGCAGAAAGGCCATAAGTACTTGATTGAAGCAGCAGAGCTTCTTTTGAAAAAATACAAAAATATCTTTTTTCTCTGGCTGGGTGATGGGCCATTACAGGGTAAGCTGGAAAAGCAAATTGACGCCATCGGATACAGTTCTCGATTTATTTTTGCCGGGTTGCCGGAGAAACATCAGCGGGCCGTGTTTAGTTCTGATTTATATGTTCATCCGGCGGTGATCGAACCGTTCGGGATTGTCCTGGTCGAAGCGATGGCGGCGGGATTGCCGATTGTGGCGACGCGAGTGGGGGGAATTCCCGAAGTTGTATCGGAAAACGAAAACGCGATTTTAGTCAATCCTGGCGATGCGGCCGATTTGACAAAGGCGATAGAACGGTTTTATAATGATAAGGAATTACGCGAGAGGTACGGCCGGACCGGATATGGAAAATTCGTGGAGAAATTCAGTTCGGAAGTTATGGTCGATAAAGTTGAAGCGCATTTATTGAAGCTGGTGAAATGA
- a CDS encoding MBL fold metallo-hydrolase gives MKIETIVVSMFQTNCYLVYDEKSQEGVIIDPGDEAERIISEADKSGMKPMAVILTHGHGDHVGGVNEIVDKFKIPLYAGKGEEELLASAEKNMSSAVGSPVVCPQSERLLVDDDVVSFGSHKFTVIQTPGHSPGGVCYYLDKILFCGDTLFFGSIGRTDFPGCSHEQLIESIKTKLLALPDDTVCYPGHGPATSIGFERKCNPFLIGGGYE, from the coding sequence ATGAAAATTGAAACAATCGTTGTGAGTATGTTCCAGACTAATTGTTATCTCGTATATGATGAAAAATCCCAGGAGGGAGTTATAATCGATCCGGGCGACGAGGCAGAGAGGATAATAAGTGAGGCAGATAAATCAGGTATGAAGCCAATGGCGGTGATTTTGACCCACGGGCATGGAGATCATGTCGGAGGGGTTAACGAAATCGTTGATAAATTCAAGATCCCTCTATACGCCGGAAAAGGCGAGGAGGAGCTTCTGGCGTCGGCTGAGAAAAATATGTCTTCGGCGGTGGGGAGTCCGGTGGTGTGCCCCCAGTCGGAGAGACTACTTGTTGACGATGATGTCGTGAGTTTTGGTTCTCATAAATTCACGGTCATTCAAACACCGGGGCATTCTCCCGGAGGTGTGTGTTACTATTTGGATAAAATACTCTTTTGCGGAGATACCTTGTTTTTCGGTTCGATCGGGCGGACGGATTTTCCGGGGTGTAGTCATGAACAATTGATCGAGTCAATCAAGACCAAACTTCTGGCATTGCCTGATGATACGGTCTGTTATCCGGGGCATGGCCCAGCGACATCGATCGGATTTGAGCGTAAATGCAATCCGTTTTTGATTGGAGGCGGCTATGAATGA